The Pirellulales bacterium genome window below encodes:
- the tmk gene encoding dTMP kinase, whose amino-acid sequence MFFSFDGIDGGGKSTQMQLFCNWLRGLGHTVVQCRDPGATPLGEAVRNLLLNRQDLSISRMSEMLLYMAARAQLVEEVIQPALAAGSIVVSDRYLLANVVYQGHAGGLEVPELWEIGQFITRGLEPDLTFLLDMPPTAAHGRIQRELDRMEQSGDAFRQRLRAGFLAEAARRPEQIVVVDANRPIEQVQADIRCAAEKVLK is encoded by the coding sequence ATGTTTTTTTCTTTCGACGGAATCGACGGCGGCGGCAAATCGACGCAAATGCAGTTGTTTTGCAATTGGCTGCGCGGGCTGGGGCACACGGTGGTCCAGTGCCGCGATCCTGGAGCAACACCGTTGGGCGAAGCGGTCCGCAATCTGCTTCTTAATCGCCAGGACTTAAGTATCAGCCGCATGAGCGAAATGCTGCTGTACATGGCCGCTCGGGCACAACTTGTAGAGGAAGTTATTCAACCGGCGCTAGCAGCCGGCAGCATCGTTGTGTCCGATCGTTACTTGCTGGCCAATGTCGTTTATCAGGGGCATGCCGGTGGGCTGGAAGTACCTGAGCTATGGGAAATTGGCCAGTTCATTACGCGCGGGTTGGAACCCGATCTCACATTCCTGCTCGATATGCCTCCGACCGCTGCCCACGGCCGCATTCAGCGTGAGCTAGACCGCATGGAGCAATCCGGCGACGCCTTCCGCCAACGTCTGCGCGCTGGTTTTCTAGCGGAAGCTGCTCGCCGGCCTGAGCAAATTGTCGTCGTCGACGCAAACCGTCCCATTGAGCAAGTGCAGGCCGACATCCGTTGCGCCGCGGAAAAAGTGCTGAAATAG
- a CDS encoding DUF423 domain-containing protein — translation MSPRIWIVLGALSAAAAVGWGAFHAHGLIKLLDARGMDPADIEHAMHNFDVAVRYQAMHAIGLILVGLMGLHATCKCLDISAFFFAFGTLLFSASLETAVLLDMKLPWFIVPAGGAAFIAGWVALAIGAIVSRNDSADK, via the coding sequence ATGTCGCCACGCATCTGGATTGTTTTGGGCGCTTTGTCAGCCGCCGCAGCGGTGGGCTGGGGCGCATTTCATGCCCACGGTTTAATCAAGCTGCTAGACGCCCGAGGCATGGATCCGGCCGATATCGAACACGCGATGCACAATTTTGACGTGGCGGTGCGCTATCAGGCAATGCATGCAATCGGATTGATTCTGGTGGGTTTAATGGGCCTGCATGCGACTTGTAAGTGCTTGGACATTTCCGCGTTTTTCTTCGCATTTGGCACATTACTCTTTTCTGCCAGCTTGGAGACGGCCGTGCTGCTCGACATGAAACTTCCTTGGTTTATTGTGCCAGCCGGCGGCGCGGCATTTATCGCTGGATGGGTGGCGCTGGCAATTGGCGCGATTGTGAGCCGAAACGATTCAGCCGACAAATAA
- a CDS encoding WYL domain-containing protein yields the protein MISLLQAGKGHNVDSLAVHCNIGRRTVFRDLDVLRQAGVPLKHDDEFQVYHLADTYFLPPTKFTISEALAVLVLCHELGDVRKMPFLAPAHTAALKLEGSLPAALRKQLHGMADAVRIQLHQLSPVADKVPYYEGLIDAITNRRCVRIDYDDIKARMAIQTRLSPYRLFFSKHAWYVVGRSSLHRSVRTFNMKRFLRMEPTADHYQIPRNFSLERYFGNAWHLIPERGPEYEVCVQFSPMVAPNVGSVRWHKTQRLEWKEDGTLKFFAKVKGLKEICWWILGYGKEAQVLQPPQLQKLIVEHAKRVLTTYDW from the coding sequence ATGATCAGCCTGCTTCAGGCTGGAAAAGGGCACAACGTTGATTCGTTGGCAGTTCATTGCAACATTGGCCGACGGACAGTATTTCGCGATCTTGATGTGCTGCGCCAAGCCGGCGTGCCGCTGAAGCACGACGATGAATTTCAGGTCTATCACCTGGCAGACACATACTTTCTGCCTCCTACTAAATTCACCATCAGCGAAGCCTTGGCGGTTTTGGTTTTGTGCCACGAGTTGGGCGATGTCCGCAAAATGCCTTTCCTAGCGCCCGCCCACACTGCCGCCCTGAAATTGGAAGGCAGTTTGCCCGCTGCCTTGCGTAAGCAATTGCACGGCATGGCGGACGCAGTGCGCATTCAGCTGCACCAACTCAGCCCTGTAGCAGATAAAGTTCCCTATTATGAAGGGCTAATCGATGCCATAACGAATCGTCGTTGCGTCCGCATTGACTACGACGACATTAAAGCCAGAATGGCCATTCAAACCCGGCTTTCTCCTTATCGATTGTTTTTTAGCAAGCACGCCTGGTATGTGGTCGGCCGCTCGAGCCTTCACCGCTCGGTGCGGACATTTAACATGAAGCGTTTTCTTCGTATGGAGCCGACGGCAGATCACTACCAAATTCCCCGCAACTTTTCGCTCGAGCGGTATTTCGGGAATGCTTGGCACTTGATTCCAGAGCGCGGCCCAGAGTATGAGGTGTGCGTTCAATTCTCGCCCATGGTAGCGCCCAATGTAGGCTCTGTCAGGTGGCACAAAACGCAACGCTTGGAGTGGAAGGAGGATGGTACATTAAAGTTTTTCGCCAAGGTGAAAGGCTTGAAGGAAATCTGTTGGTGGATTTTGGGATACGGCAAAGAAGCTCAGGTTCTTCAGCCGCCGCAGTTGCAAAAGCTAATTGTCGAACACGCCAAACGGGTGCTGACAACCTACGATTGGTAA
- the cmk gene encoding (d)CMP kinase: MIVTVDGPAGAGKSTAARALALRLGFRLLNTGAMYRAVALAAIRSGLNWNDASGLAELARRLKIGLAPDRVMLDGQDITLEIRSSQITEVTHYAANNPQVREHLVQLQRKAAGNDDIVAEGRDQGTVVFPHAQCKIFLTASPEERAHRRLLDLQARGEAISLDEVLRQQQERDRSDSSRAIGPLVPATDAIRFSTDGLSENEVVDRLEAIVRSKMQH, from the coding sequence ATGATCGTTACTGTCGATGGACCCGCTGGCGCTGGAAAGAGCACCGCGGCCCGCGCCCTGGCGTTACGGTTAGGCTTCCGATTGCTAAACACCGGCGCTATGTACCGGGCCGTAGCATTGGCGGCAATCCGCTCGGGTCTAAATTGGAACGATGCTTCTGGACTGGCGGAACTAGCGCGGCGACTGAAAATTGGGCTTGCGCCTGACCGCGTGATGCTTGATGGCCAGGACATAACTCTCGAAATTCGTAGTTCGCAAATTACCGAGGTCACGCATTACGCTGCCAATAATCCGCAGGTTCGCGAGCATCTCGTTCAATTGCAACGAAAGGCAGCTGGCAACGACGACATTGTGGCCGAAGGGCGCGACCAAGGCACGGTGGTGTTTCCGCATGCCCAGTGCAAAATTTTTCTTACCGCGAGTCCCGAGGAACGCGCCCACCGGCGTTTGCTCGATCTCCAAGCTCGCGGCGAAGCAATCTCTTTGGACGAAGTACTCCGCCAGCAGCAAGAGCGTGACCGCAGCGACAGTTCCCGAGCCATTGGTCCGCTGGTACCCGCCACCGACGCCATCCGCTTCTCGACAGACGGTTTAAGCGAAAACGAAGTTGTCGACCGGCTTGAAGCCATCGTGCGATCTAAAATGCAACACTGA
- a CDS encoding lysophospholipid acyltransferase family protein: MPQRSLSKRLWYDFLRVLCRVVGVTFFRIRVFNRQCIPRTGSALVVSNHQSHFDPILVGLSCDRRLNYVARQTLFGFAPFRWLINSLDAIPIDREGTGLGGLKESLRRLKAGEMLLIFPEGTRTPDGEVGHLKSGFLALARRSKVPLLPVAIDGAYDAWPKRHRLPGLAVIHVRFAQPFSPEEVAQFDDVSLLAEVDRRIRDCHVFTRRIRLRAVCHKAR, encoded by the coding sequence ATGCCCCAGCGTTCTCTTTCTAAACGCCTTTGGTACGATTTCCTGCGCGTCCTGTGCCGCGTGGTGGGCGTGACTTTCTTTCGCATTCGGGTGTTCAATCGGCAGTGTATTCCACGAACCGGCAGCGCGCTGGTCGTGTCAAATCATCAAAGCCATTTCGATCCAATCTTGGTTGGCCTATCGTGTGATCGCCGGTTGAATTATGTGGCTCGCCAAACGCTATTCGGCTTTGCGCCGTTTCGCTGGCTCATCAATTCGCTGGATGCAATTCCCATCGATCGCGAAGGGACCGGCTTGGGTGGCCTGAAAGAAAGTTTGCGTCGTCTCAAAGCGGGCGAAATGCTGCTCATTTTTCCAGAAGGCACTCGTACCCCCGATGGCGAAGTCGGTCATCTGAAATCTGGTTTTTTGGCGCTGGCTCGCCGCTCGAAAGTGCCACTTTTGCCAGTAGCAATTGATGGCGCTTACGACGCCTGGCCCAAGCGTCATAGGCTACCAGGCTTAGCTGTCATCCACGTTCGATTTGCCCAGCCCTTCTCGCCCGAGGAAGTCGCCCAGTTCGACGATGTGTCGCTTTTGGCCGAAGTCGACCGTCGCATCCGCGACTGCCATGTATTTACTCGACGAATTCGGCTGAGAGCTGTCTGCCACAAAGCACGGTGA
- a CDS encoding sigma-70 family RNA polymerase sigma factor, with translation MNTITYEPNTYESNTTAELVDLVLAAQDGDRAAFGQLCVRFERMVYSIALVRLGNHAEAQELCQEVFIHALEKLNQLREPECFGGWLRSMAGRMAINRAMRRQPLITAEAETLEGSAVERHTPLDRALAGERQRQVRAALKRLKLMDRETLVAFYVKGHSLVEMSDRFDSPVGTIKRRLHVARKRLAKELSAIAP, from the coding sequence ATGAACACGATCACATACGAACCGAACACTTACGAATCGAATACCACCGCAGAACTTGTGGACCTCGTACTGGCCGCCCAGGATGGCGATCGCGCCGCCTTCGGCCAGCTGTGCGTCCGGTTCGAACGCATGGTGTACAGCATCGCGCTAGTGCGGTTGGGCAATCATGCCGAAGCGCAGGAGCTGTGCCAGGAAGTGTTCATTCACGCTCTGGAAAAGCTCAATCAGCTCCGCGAACCGGAATGTTTCGGCGGCTGGTTGCGGTCGATGGCTGGACGGATGGCCATTAACCGGGCTATGCGCCGGCAGCCGCTGATCACCGCCGAGGCCGAAACGTTGGAGGGTTCTGCCGTAGAGCGGCACACTCCGCTCGATCGAGCTTTGGCCGGCGAACGGCAGCGGCAAGTGCGGGCTGCGTTGAAGCGGCTCAAGCTGATGGACCGTGAAACACTCGTGGCGTTTTACGTCAAGGGTCATTCGTTAGTCGAAATGAGCGATCGCTTTGATTCCCCCGTCGGCACGATCAAGCGCCGGCTGCATGTGGCCCGCAAGCGGTTGGCCAAGGAACTTTCGGCGATAGCGCCATAA